Part of the Desulfomonilaceae bacterium genome, CATCGTTATCGCATTGGCGATCAGTTGGTTCCCATACAAGCTTTTAGGAAGAACCCCAGGAACACGGGGAGTGAAGTTTTTGTGACAATGTGGACAATACCGCTTGGACAATCGAAACAAGACCTTTTCAGGCTTAGTTGAAGAAGTGTCAAGAATGCTTCTTTGCTCAATTCCCTTTTTCTGAAGTTGATGGCCGCACTCAGGACATAGATCCGATTCCGCCTCAACTTCCACAACCCTATCCGCTCCCAAACCATCATGACTCTTGCGGCCCCACCCGTTGTGACCTAAGCGCCCACCTTTCGGCCGCTTCTCTCCCTCTTGAACGTTTGCCTTAACAGGCAGTTGGGATGAAGGAGTGGAAGAACCGAAAAATCCTTCTTTTTCGTTCTGTTTTATTCTCCCTAAAGCCTGTTTAAGTCGATTGATCTCATCTTCCAGTTCATCAATCTTTCGCTGTTTGTCCAAGCATAAACAACAATTATTAATCGCCATCAGCGCCAACCTCTAAAGAAAGCTGATAAACTTCCTTGAACTCAACGCCATATTTAAAATCTTTGAAAAAATCGCGACAATAAAATCAAACTCAAACTATTTTATCCCCCTGTAACTGAATGGTTACCAACAGTACTAAATTCCAAGTCCTCTGCCGTCATTATCAAAGGTATTCAGACTGCCGACTTGAATTATATTGCTGTAACAGCGGCTTCGGCTAATGTAGAAAGACGTTTTTCGCATGAAACACCACATGTTTATGACACTGATCCGCAAAACGCTCCCCTTCATATCCAAAAGACCATACAATTAGGAAACCGTGGAGATTTCGAAGAAGCTTTTCTCCATCTTAGCGCTGCGATAAAACTTGACCCCCAGAACTCTGATTATTATCGTGAAAGGGCCAAACTTAGGGTACAGCTCGGTTTCATGAATGAGGCCAATAAAGATTTGGCTATTGCGGAAGCAACTCTACAAGAAAAAGCGGAGATCCCTTAAAGAATCGGCAAAAGGAGCCGCTTGGCGGACTGGCAAGCTGCCAGAATGCCTAAGATCTCAACCCCAAAATAGAGACCTGCTCCGTCGCTACAACCTGCGCTAGTTTTTTTGTTGCCAACAAACGACGAATTGCCTCGACGAATTGCCTCTTGACTAGTGCCTCGGAACCAAATAGAATGTGACGTCATATTCTGATTATGACCTCAGGAGGAGAAATGAATGAGTCCTGTAGCGCTTGGGAATGTCAACACAAATTTTGAAAACCTTCCGCGTCGAGACCGAGAGAAATTACGTCAGCGCGGAGAGATACTCGACGCTGCGCTAAGACTCTTCTCGGAAAAGGGGTATCACAACGTCTCTATGCACGAGATTGCAGGAAAGGCAGAGTTCGGGATCGGAACATTATATAAATTTTTCACTAATAAGGAGGACTTGTACAAGGCCCTTATCATGGAGATGGCGGAAAAGTGGCACCATGCTCTCATGCAGGTCCTCGAACAGGAACGGAATCCTCTGCAAGCCATCAACAGGTACATCGCCCTCCGTCGGGAACTGTTTTTCGATAATCTACCGGTCATGCGCCTGTATTTTGCCGAAACCAGAGGAGCGAGCTTCCACATAAGAGCTGGTTTGGACCAAGATCTCCTTAAGCTCCACGATGAAGGAATTGAGAAATTGGCATCATTCTTTCAGAAGGGCATCAAAGCTCATCTGTTCCGGAGCCTTGATCCCTATTATATGGCACTGGCGCTTGACGGAACGATCAACGCTTTTCTTTTTAGCGTCATGAACGATCCCGCCCAATTTAGAGCGGGGGACAATCTGTCAATCGCCACGGACATTTTTTTCAGAGGGGTGCTGGACAAGTGAGAAAGCGTATCTAAGTCATGCCTGCGTCATTCAACTTCAAAACAGGGTAGACCACAGAAAGGTGGAACACTATGGAGGAAAAGAAGCCTGCGATCGGCGGAGTTCCTTTTGAGAATGGGCTATCTTTTGATGTCGCATCACTGTTAGACGAAGATCCAACCTTGCCGGATAGTGTTGAGATGAGAGAACTTCAAGCGGCCGCACTGGCTAAACTCCTGGATGCCATGCCGATCCCTGCGGTATTGATTGATCCATTGTCGCTCATAGTCTTTGCCAACCAATCTTTCAGGCGAACAATCCTGCAACCCGAGAAACTACAAGGCCTATCCCTCTCAACGCTGTTTCCCGACAAACGTGTTTTCACAAAAATCCAACACCTGACGGAGGAAGTCCTTACCACAGGAAAATCCCAAGTTGTGTACGCCCCGTTTGAAGTTACAGATCAGAGGATCTGGGGACACCTGCGCTTTCAGTCCATGAGGCTCGGCAATAATAAGTGGATGGCGCTCTTGATGGAAGACCTGAGCAGTGAAAAAACTCAGCTCTTGTCGAGCCATAGAGACTACTACGGAGTTCAAAAGGAAATCGTGGAGCGTGGGT contains:
- a CDS encoding IS66 family transposase; this encodes MAINNCCLCLDKQRKIDELEDEINRLKQALGRIKQNEKEGFFGSSTPSSQLPVKANVQEGEKRPKGGRLGHNGWGRKSHDGLGADRVVEVEAESDLCPECGHQLQKKGIEQRSILDTSSTKPEKVLFRLSKRYCPHCHKNFTPRVPGVLPKSLYGNQLIANAITMYYLFGLPMGRISENIGVGPGSLMDIFHRCAGIDRKSTR
- a CDS encoding TetR/AcrR family transcriptional regulator, with the translated sequence MSPVALGNVNTNFENLPRRDREKLRQRGEILDAALRLFSEKGYHNVSMHEIAGKAEFGIGTLYKFFTNKEDLYKALIMEMAEKWHHALMQVLEQERNPLQAINRYIALRRELFFDNLPVMRLYFAETRGASFHIRAGLDQDLLKLHDEGIEKLASFFQKGIKAHLFRSLDPYYMALALDGTINAFLFSVMNDPAQFRAGDNLSIATDIFFRGVLDK